The Pantoea trifolii nucleotide sequence GGCATGGAAGCGCTACTCGAGCAGCGACTGCGTGAAGGACGACTGAGCGGGATTTTGAACGGCGTCGATCCGGGCATTTGGGACCCGGCGCACGATCTGCTGCTCACCGCGCGCTACGACAGCGAAACGCTGGAGAGCAAAGCGGAGAACAAGCGCCAGCTACAGATTGCCATGGGCCTGAAGGTGGATGATAAGGCGCCGGTGTTCTGCGTTATCAGCCGTCTGACCAAACAGAAAGGGCTGGATCTGGTACTGGAAGCGCTGCCGGGCTTGCTGGCGCAGGGCGGACAGCTGGTGCTGCTCGGTCAGGGTGATGCCGAGCTGCAGCAAGGTTTCCTGGCGGCGGCGGCCGAACATCCGGGCCGCGTTGGCGTGCAGATTGGCTATCACGAAGCCTTCTCGCACCGCATTGTCGGCGGCGCGGATGTGATTATGGTGCCGAGCCGTTTTGAGCCGTGCGGCTTAACCCAGCTGTACGGTTTGAAATATGGCACGCTGCCGCTGGTGCGTCGCACCGGTGGACTGGCGGATACGGTGCAAGACAGCTCGCTTGAGAACCTGGCGGATGGTGTTGCCAGCGGTTTCACCTTTGAAGACAGTAATGCCTGGTCGCTGCTGCGGGCGATTCGGCGCGCATTTGTTCTGTGGTCTCGTCCTGCACTCTGGCGCTACGTTCAGCGGCAGGCGATGGGGATGGATTTTAGTTGGCAGGTGGCAGCACAAGCCTACCGCGATCTTTATCAACGTTTGCTGTAATGAGAGATTGGGATACTTGATATGAATGCACCTTTCACCTATGCCTCACCCACGCTGACGGTTGATGCACTGAAGCACTCAATCGCCTATAAGCTGATGTTTACTATTGGTAAAGATCCATCGATTGCGAATAAGCATGAGTGGCTTAACGCCGCGCTCCTGGCGGTGCGTGATCGCATGGTGGAACGCTGGTTGCGCTCCAGCCGCGCGCAGCTCTCGCAGGATGTGCGACAGGTTTATTATCTGTCGATGGAGTTCCTGATGGGGCGCACGCTCGGCAATGCGTTGCTGGCGATGGGCATTTATGAGGATCTCAATCAGGCGCTGGAGGAGATGGGCCTCGATCTCAGCGAGCTGATGGAAGAGGAGAACGATCCCGGCCTCGGCAACGGCGGTTTGGGTCGTTTAGCGGCCTGTTTCCTCGATTCGCTCGCCACGCTCGGTTTACCGGGGCGCGGTTACGGCATCCGTTACGATTACGGCATGTTTAAGCAGAATATCGTTGACGGGCAGCAGCGCGAATCGCCGGATTACTGGCTGGAGTACGGCAATCCGTGGGAGTTTCAGCGCTTTAACACGCGCTACAAAGTGCGCTTCGGTGGCCGTCTGCAACACGAAGGCGCGCGAGTGCGCTGGGTGGAAACCGAGGAGATCGTGGCGATGGCCTACGATCAAATCATTCCCGGTTTTGATACCGATGCCACCAACACGCTGCGTCTGTGGGGCGCGCAGGCCAGTAATGAAATCAACCTCGGTAAGTTTAATCAGGGCGATTACTTCGCTGCGGTAGAAGATAAAAACCACTCGGAAAACGTGTCACGCGTGCTCTATCCCGATGACTCCACCTATTCAGGCCGCGAACTGCGTCTGCGTCAGGAGTATTTCCTCGTTTCCTCGACGGTGCAGGATATTCTCAACCGTCATTGGCAGATGCATGAAACCTGGGACAATCTGCCAGACAAAATTGCCATCCACCTTAACGATACGCATCCGGTGCTGGCCATTCCGGAACTGATGCGTCTGCTGATCGATGAGCAGAAATTCAGCTGGGACGATGCCTTTGAAGTGACCTGTCAGGTGTTCTCCTACACTAACCACACGCTGATGACCGAAGCGCTGGAAACCTGGCCGGTGGATATGATCGGCAAGATCCTGCCGCGTCATCTCAGCATCATTTTTGAAATCAACGACTACTTCCTGAAAACCATCCAGGAATACTATCCGGATGATTGGGAGCTGTTAGCGCGCATCTCGATCATCGACGAAAACGATGGCCGCCGCATTCGTATGGCATGGCTGGCGGTGGTGGTGAGCCACAAGGTTAACGGTGTATCGGAGCTGCACTCCAACTTGATGGTGCAATCGCTGTTCGCTGACTTCGCGCGTCTGTTCCCTGGCCGTTTCTGCAATAAAACCAACGGCGTGACGCCACGTCGCTGGCTGGCGCTGGCCAATTCGGCGCTCTCCGACGTGCTGGATGAGGCGATTGGCCGCAACTGGCGTACCGATCTTGGCCAGCTCAATGAACTGACCACGCAGGTCGATTATCCGGCCTTTATCGAACAGATCGCCGACGCCAAGTTCGCCAACAAGAAACGCCTGGCGGATTGGGTGGCGAAGAACATGGATATCGTGCTTGATCCCCATGCGCTGTTCGATGTGCAGATTAAGCGCATCCACGAATATAAACGTCAGCTGCTAAACGTGCTGCACGTGATTACGCGCTACAACCGTATCAAGGCCGATCCCAACGCTGAATGGGTGCCGCGCGTTAATATCTTCGCTGGTAAAGCGGCGTCGGCCTATTACGTGGCGAAGCACATCATTCACCTGATCAACGATGTCGCCAATGTGATCAACAACGATCCGCAGGTGAAGAACAAGCTGAAGGTGGTGTTCATTCCGAACTATGGCGTGAGCCTGGCGCAGATCATTATTCCGGCGGCGGATCTCTCCGAGCAGATTTCAACGGCGGGAACTGAAGCGTCTGGCACCAGTAACATGAAGTTTGCGCTGAACGGCGCGTTAACCATCGGCACGCTGGATGGCGCAAACGTCGAGATGCTGGAGCATGTCGGCAAGGAGAATATCTTTATCTTCGGCAACACCACGCCGCAGGTCGAGAAGCTGCGCACCGATGGCTACAACCCGCGTAAGTATTACGAGGACGATCCCGAGTTGCATCAGGCGCTGACGCAAATCGCCAGCGGCGTGTTCAGCCCGCAGGAGCCGGGGCGCTACCGTAATCTGTTTGATGCGCTGGTGAACTTCGGCGATCACTACCAGCTGCTGGCGGATTATCGCAGCTATGTGGATACCCAGGACAAGGTGGACAAGCTTTATCGTCAGCCGGACAAGTGGCAGCGCAGCGCAGCGCTGAATATCGCCAATATGGGTTATTTCTCGTCGGACCGCACCATTCAGGAGTATGCGGATGAGATCTGGCACATTTCGCCAGTGAGATTGTAAGGCGAGGGTTGCAAACCAGGTCGCCATGAATGGCGACCCTACGAAAACCGCATTGAGCCATTTGTAGGGTCGCCATTCATGGCGACCGTTCCAAAGCTTATTTCAATGTGATGCTTTTGACGATGTTATCTGCATCGCTTTGCGCCTGCTGTTGGTTATCAGCTGGCAAGGTAATCTGCAGCGTCAGCAGTTTTCCGTCCACTTTTGCCAGAATCACCGAAGACCATGAGGTCTGATTGTTGGCAGAAATCACCGTATCCAGCTGTTGTGCCGGCTGGTCTTTCAGCGTTACCGCTTTGTTAGACACCACCTGCAACTGTGGATCGCGACCGCGCTGCTGCTGTTCCAGACGCTGTGCCAGCGCATCAAGCGCTTCGTTGGTGGGATCGCCTGCAATCACGATAATCGCGCGCTGACCGGTTTCGTCGGCATAGACGTGCATGTTGGTGGATTCAGAGCCGAGCTTGCCGCTCTTGTCAGACATGCCCGCCGGCAGAGAGAAGCTCAGTTTGCCGTCCATCAGGTTAACCGTCTGGGCCGACTGGCTGGCGCTCGCACCGTTGCTGTTCGCTGCCGCATCATCTTTCTTCTGGTCACATGCCGCCAGGCCGATAACCAACAGGCCAATACCCACATATTTCACTACGTTACGCATTCTTTTCCCTTTTACATGATTCCAGTCGTTTAGGTTTATAGCCTAAATAATTCAAGCGGCAGAAAGGCGGTAAGCGCGTGAACCCATGAGCTTACATGAGTAAGTGATTGGGTGAACGCGTGCAACCAACGCATCTGCCGTTTGAAGTATGACGGCTATAAAAACGGAATCGGCGGTTAAAAGCAACCGCCGGTATGTCAGGAAATCTTAGCGTGCGGTAGCGTTTCGTCTATGTGCAATTAGCCGAAATTGATCTGCTGCTGCGCGGAACGTTCGGCTAAGCGCTTCAGCATGGCATTCAGCAGTACGCCGTAAGCTGGGAGGAAGAAGATCATGCAGATCAGCACCTTGAAGCTGTAATCCACCAGTGCGATTTCGACCCAGTGCGCCGCCATAAACGGGTCTGGACTCTTGTAGAAGGCGATGAAAAAGAAGGCCAGCGTATCGCTGATATTACCGAGGAACATCGCTGCCGCTGGGGCAATCCACCACTGCGATAAACGGCGCAAACGGTTAAAAACGTGGACGTCGAGAATCTGTCCCAGCGCATAAGCCATAAAGCTGGCGCAGGCGATACGCGCAACAAACAGATTTACCTCTTCCAGTGATGCCCAACCTTGCCATTCGCCCTGATAAAACACGCAGGAAACGATGTAGGAGATCACCAGCGCGGGCATCATCACCGCCAGAATAATGCGACGAGCCAGCGGCGCGCCAAAGATACGCACGGTGAGATCGGTAGCGAGGAAAATAAACGGAAAGCTAAACGCGCCCCATGTGGTGTGGAAGCCGAAGATGGAAACCGGCAGCTGTACCAAATAGTTACTGGAGGTGATCACCAGCAGATGGAAAAGCGATAGCCAAAACAGCGCATGCATGCGCTGACGTGCAGAAAAGTTGATCATTGTAAGCCTTTTTAGTGATGGGGTGAGGGAACCCAGGTTCGTGCGTTGGCACGATGGTAAATAAAAAATCGGCGGCATCTTAACGCGTTGCGCAATTTATGCAATGGTTAATTTTAACGCAATCGTTATCGCCTTGCGTTGGCTCATTCGCGCGCTAGAATGAGCGCCCATCACTAACAACTGACAGAGAATCATGAGCGATCCCTTTTCTGCGCCAGACCATCAGCTTGATGCCCTTGGCCTGCGCTGCCCGGAGCCGGTAATGATGGTGCGTAAAACCGTGCGCAGCATGCAGGCCGGTGAAACCTTGCTGATCATTGCTGACGATCCCGCTACTACGCGCGATATTCCTGGTTTCTGCCGCTTTATGGAGCATGAGTTGCTGGCACAGCAGACCGAAAGCCTGCCGTACCAGTTTCTGATTAAAAAAGGCGCCTAACGCTGACGCAGCAAGCGCAGCGCGTTGGCTGTCACCAGTGCGGTGGCACCGGAATCCGCTAAGACCGCCAGCCACAAACCGGTGAAGCCGAGCAGCGTGGTGACCAGAAAAATCGCCTTCAATCCCAACGCCAGCGCCACGTTTTGACGAATGATGGCGCGCGTGCGCCGTGCCAGCACAAGGGTGCGTGGCAGAATCGCCAGCTGGTTTTGCGTTAATGCCACATCCGCGGCTTCCAGCGCCACATCGGTGCCGCTGCCCATCGCAATGCCAATGGTGGCGGCTTTCATGGCGGGCGCATCGTTAATGCCATCGCCGACCATCGCCAATGCCTGCTGCGCGCCTAACGTCCTCACCGCCTCAACTTTATCAGCGGGCAGCAAACCCGCGCGATAATTGATGTTGAGTTCAGCCGCAATGGCGGCGGCCGCGCGTGGATTGTCGCCGGTGAGCATCACGCTATTCACGCCAAGCTTCTGCAACTCAGCCAGCGCGCGGATCGCTTCGCTGCGCAACTGGTCCTGCAACGCTAACGCGCCCAGCACCTGCTGCTCCTGCAACAGCAGCACCACGGTTTGGCCCTGCGCTTCCAATTCAGCAATCTGCTGTTGCTGTGCGTCGTCGAGATGGCTGACTTCGCGCGGCGTGAGCAGTTGATAGGTTACGCCAGCGATCGCGGCACGAATGCCGCTGCCGGCCAGGGTTTGCTGCTGTGCCGCTTGCGGAATGGTGAGCGCGCGACGCTCGGCTTCGCTGACAATCGCCCGCGCCAGCGGATGGGTGGAACCTTG carries:
- the glgA gene encoding glycogen synthase GlgA; the protein is MQVLHVCSELFPLLKTGGLADVVGALPQAQIADGTDARVLIPAYPDLRKGIPDTEVLAELQTFAGPVRLLFGQFNGVGIYLIDAPGLYERPGSPYHDTSQFAYVDNYLRFALLGWMGAEIASGLDTDWQPDIVHAHDWHAGLTCAYIAARGRPAKTVFTVHNLAYQGLFSARHLDEIQIPRAFFDMHGLEFFGQISYLKAGLFYADHITAVSPTYALEITRPEFGYGMEALLEQRLREGRLSGILNGVDPGIWDPAHDLLLTARYDSETLESKAENKRQLQIAMGLKVDDKAPVFCVISRLTKQKGLDLVLEALPGLLAQGGQLVLLGQGDAELQQGFLAAAAEHPGRVGVQIGYHEAFSHRIVGGADVIMVPSRFEPCGLTQLYGLKYGTLPLVRRTGGLADTVQDSSLENLADGVASGFTFEDSNAWSLLRAIRRAFVLWSRPALWRYVQRQAMGMDFSWQVAAQAYRDLYQRLL
- the glgP gene encoding glycogen phosphorylase, which produces MNAPFTYASPTLTVDALKHSIAYKLMFTIGKDPSIANKHEWLNAALLAVRDRMVERWLRSSRAQLSQDVRQVYYLSMEFLMGRTLGNALLAMGIYEDLNQALEEMGLDLSELMEEENDPGLGNGGLGRLAACFLDSLATLGLPGRGYGIRYDYGMFKQNIVDGQQRESPDYWLEYGNPWEFQRFNTRYKVRFGGRLQHEGARVRWVETEEIVAMAYDQIIPGFDTDATNTLRLWGAQASNEINLGKFNQGDYFAAVEDKNHSENVSRVLYPDDSTYSGRELRLRQEYFLVSSTVQDILNRHWQMHETWDNLPDKIAIHLNDTHPVLAIPELMRLLIDEQKFSWDDAFEVTCQVFSYTNHTLMTEALETWPVDMIGKILPRHLSIIFEINDYFLKTIQEYYPDDWELLARISIIDENDGRRIRMAWLAVVVSHKVNGVSELHSNLMVQSLFADFARLFPGRFCNKTNGVTPRRWLALANSALSDVLDEAIGRNWRTDLGQLNELTTQVDYPAFIEQIADAKFANKKRLADWVAKNMDIVLDPHALFDVQIKRIHEYKRQLLNVLHVITRYNRIKADPNAEWVPRVNIFAGKAASAYYVAKHIIHLINDVANVINNDPQVKNKLKVVFIPNYGVSLAQIIIPAADLSEQISTAGTEASGTSNMKFALNGALTIGTLDGANVEMLEHVGKENIFIFGNTTPQVEKLRTDGYNPRKYYEDDPELHQALTQIASGVFSPQEPGRYRNLFDALVNFGDHYQLLADYRSYVDTQDKVDKLYRQPDKWQRSAALNIANMGYFSSDRTIQEYADEIWHISPVRL
- a CDS encoding DcrB family lipoprotein is translated as MRNVVKYVGIGLLVIGLAACDQKKDDAAANSNGASASQSAQTVNLMDGKLSFSLPAGMSDKSGKLGSESTNMHVYADETGQRAIIVIAGDPTNEALDALAQRLEQQQRGRDPQLQVVSNKAVTLKDQPAQQLDTVISANNQTSWSSVILAKVDGKLLTLQITLPADNQQQAQSDADNIVKSITLK
- a CDS encoding 7-cyano-7-deazaguanine/7-aminomethyl-7-deazaguanine transporter, which translates into the protein MINFSARQRMHALFWLSLFHLLVITSSNYLVQLPVSIFGFHTTWGAFSFPFIFLATDLTVRIFGAPLARRIILAVMMPALVISYIVSCVFYQGEWQGWASLEEVNLFVARIACASFMAYALGQILDVHVFNRLRRLSQWWIAPAAAMFLGNISDTLAFFFIAFYKSPDPFMAAHWVEIALVDYSFKVLICMIFFLPAYGVLLNAMLKRLAERSAQQQINFG
- the tusA gene encoding sulfurtransferase TusA; its protein translation is MSDPFSAPDHQLDALGLRCPEPVMMVRKTVRSMQAGETLLIIADDPATTRDIPGFCRFMEHELLAQQTESLPYQFLIKKGA